The following coding sequences are from one Burkholderia stabilis window:
- a CDS encoding bifunctional allantoicase/(S)-ureidoglycine aminohydrolase has product MSKTTYYAPHGGHPPQTDLLTDRAMFTEAYAVIPKGVMRDIVTSWLPFWTNTRLWVIARPLSGFAETFSQYIVEVNPGGGSDKPEQDKNAEAVLFVVEGEAELTLQGKKHVLTPGGYAFIPPGADWTLHNVSDAAVRFHWVRKHYQAVDGIPLPEAFVTNEQDVEPIPMPGTNGAWVTTRFVDMSDMRHDMHVNIVTFEPGGVIPFAETHVMEHGLYVLEGKAVYRLNQDWVEVEAGDFMWLRAFCPQACYSGGPGRFRYLLYKDVNRHMNLTLNPAR; this is encoded by the coding sequence ATGTCTAAGACAACGTATTACGCGCCGCATGGCGGCCACCCGCCGCAGACCGATCTGCTGACCGATCGCGCGATGTTCACCGAAGCGTACGCGGTGATCCCGAAGGGTGTGATGCGCGACATCGTCACGAGCTGGCTGCCGTTCTGGACGAACACGCGCCTGTGGGTGATCGCCCGCCCGCTGTCGGGTTTCGCGGAAACCTTCTCGCAGTACATCGTCGAAGTGAACCCGGGCGGCGGCAGCGACAAGCCCGAGCAGGACAAGAACGCCGAAGCCGTGCTGTTCGTCGTCGAAGGCGAAGCCGAGCTGACGCTGCAAGGCAAGAAGCACGTGCTGACGCCGGGCGGCTACGCGTTCATTCCGCCGGGCGCCGACTGGACGCTGCACAACGTCAGCGATGCCGCGGTGCGCTTCCACTGGGTTCGCAAGCATTACCAGGCCGTCGACGGCATCCCGCTCCCGGAAGCATTCGTGACCAACGAGCAGGACGTCGAGCCGATCCCGATGCCGGGCACCAACGGCGCATGGGTGACGACGCGCTTCGTCGACATGAGCGACATGCGTCACGACATGCACGTGAACATCGTGACGTTCGAGCCGGGCGGCGTGATTCCGTTCGCTGAAACGCACGTGATGGAGCACGGCCTGTACGTGCTCGAAGGCAAGGCCGTCTATCGCCTGAACCAGGACTGGGTCGAGGTGGAAGCGGGCGACTTCATGTGGCTGCGCGCGTTCTGCCCGCAGGCATGCTATTCGGGTGGCCCTGGCCGCTTCCGCTACCTGCTGTACAAAGATGTGAACCGTCACATGAACCTGACGCTGAACCCCGCGCGCTAA
- a CDS encoding aminoglycoside phosphotransferase family protein: protein MFDRYLGLWGLVPDGGPILTASGGLLPVRWHARPAMLKIATCDEERRGNALMAWWNGQGAAQVWQHDGDAILLERAQPAPTLAGFSASGHDDDAMRIACDVVARLHAHRGPGPTWVVPLDDWFRPLLSDHTSNDALRRSAATARQLLAGPPADAVVLHGDIHHGNILHFGERGWLAIDPKGLRGDRAFDYANLFCNPAHDIAIDPVRFGQRVVCVADAAQLDRRRLLQWILAWVGLSAVWLIEDDLSPDTSLEVAQLAAHALGM from the coding sequence ATGTTCGATCGATACCTCGGCCTGTGGGGCCTCGTTCCCGACGGCGGCCCGATCCTGACCGCGAGCGGCGGCCTGCTGCCCGTGCGCTGGCACGCGCGGCCCGCGATGCTGAAGATTGCGACGTGCGACGAAGAACGTCGCGGCAATGCGCTGATGGCCTGGTGGAACGGGCAAGGCGCGGCACAGGTGTGGCAACACGACGGCGACGCGATCCTGCTCGAACGCGCACAGCCCGCGCCGACGCTTGCGGGCTTTTCCGCTTCGGGCCACGACGATGATGCGATGCGCATCGCATGCGACGTCGTCGCGCGGCTGCACGCGCATCGTGGGCCGGGGCCGACTTGGGTCGTGCCGCTCGACGACTGGTTCCGCCCGCTGCTGTCGGACCACACCAGCAACGACGCGCTGCGCCGCTCCGCAGCGACCGCGCGCCAATTGCTGGCAGGACCGCCCGCCGACGCAGTCGTGCTGCACGGCGACATCCATCACGGCAACATTCTGCATTTCGGTGAACGCGGCTGGCTCGCGATCGACCCGAAAGGACTGCGCGGCGATCGCGCGTTCGATTACGCGAACCTGTTCTGCAACCCCGCGCACGACATCGCGATCGATCCGGTGCGCTTCGGGCAACGCGTCGTGTGCGTGGCCGATGCCGCGCAGCTCGACCGCCGCCGGCTGCTGCAGTGGATTCTCGCGTGGGTGGGCCTGTCGGCCGTGTGGCTGATCGAGGACGACCTGTCGCCCGATACGTCTCTGGAAGTCGCGCAACTCGCCGCGCACGCGCTCGGTATGTAA
- a CDS encoding HIT family protein has translation MSYDNNNPFAKILRGELPCVKVAEDDATLAIMDLMPQADGHVLVIPKEPAAQIFELSGDAAAAGIRMTQRVAAAVRAALEPDGVFIGQFNGAAAGQTVPHVHFHVIPRWEGAELRMHAREMADAATLEAIAQRIRARFV, from the coding sequence ATGTCCTACGACAACAACAACCCGTTCGCGAAAATCCTGCGCGGCGAACTGCCGTGCGTGAAGGTCGCGGAAGACGACGCGACCCTCGCGATCATGGATCTCATGCCGCAGGCCGACGGTCACGTGCTCGTGATCCCGAAGGAGCCGGCCGCGCAGATCTTCGAGCTGTCCGGCGATGCGGCCGCGGCCGGCATCCGCATGACGCAGCGCGTCGCGGCGGCCGTGCGCGCGGCGCTCGAGCCGGACGGCGTGTTCATCGGCCAGTTCAACGGCGCGGCGGCCGGCCAGACGGTCCCGCACGTGCACTTCCACGTGATCCCGCGCTGGGAAGGCGCCGAGCTGCGGATGCATGCGCGCGAGATGGCCGACGCGGCGACGCTCGAAGCGATCGCGCAGCGCATTCGCGCACGCTTCGTGTAA
- a CDS encoding LysR family transcriptional regulator — protein MHRTGMTELEVVLAVARRSSFRGAALELGMSTTAVSSAVAGLEARLKVRLFNRSTRSVSLTDAGQRYVERITPALAEIRSAGEEAGTGPDTPSGTLRINAPQGAAHLLLGPLFHPYAQRYPDVRIDIVSESRLIDIVAEGFDAGIRLAESVPQDMIAVALSRDIRMLVVATPEYLKRHGTPRHPRDLLKHQSIGMRMAHGGIYHWELERKGQKLQMDLPVRFALNELSAIKQAILFGLGIGFISEWFIDEELKTGALVPVLVPWCPSFGGLRLYYSGHRFVPARLRALIGLAHELRLADAPLHDGHAR, from the coding sequence ATGCACCGCACCGGAATGACCGAACTGGAAGTGGTCCTGGCCGTCGCGCGCCGCAGCAGCTTTCGCGGCGCGGCGCTGGAGCTGGGCATGTCCACGACGGCGGTGAGCAGCGCCGTGGCCGGACTGGAAGCGCGCCTGAAGGTGCGCCTGTTCAACCGCTCGACACGGAGCGTGTCGCTGACCGATGCGGGCCAGCGCTACGTGGAGCGCATCACGCCCGCGCTCGCCGAGATCCGGAGCGCCGGCGAAGAAGCCGGCACCGGGCCCGATACGCCCAGCGGCACGCTGCGCATCAACGCGCCGCAGGGCGCCGCACACCTGTTGCTGGGGCCGCTGTTTCACCCGTACGCGCAGCGCTACCCCGACGTCCGCATCGACATCGTCAGCGAATCGCGCCTGATCGACATCGTCGCCGAAGGGTTCGACGCCGGCATCCGCCTGGCCGAATCCGTGCCGCAGGACATGATCGCGGTGGCGCTCTCGCGCGATATCCGCATGCTGGTGGTCGCGACGCCCGAGTACCTGAAGCGCCACGGCACGCCCCGTCATCCGCGCGATCTGCTCAAGCACCAGAGCATCGGCATGCGCATGGCGCACGGCGGCATCTATCACTGGGAACTCGAACGCAAGGGGCAGAAGCTGCAGATGGACCTGCCCGTACGGTTCGCGCTCAATGAATTGTCCGCGATCAAGCAGGCGATCCTGTTCGGGCTGGGCATCGGCTTCATCTCGGAATGGTTCATCGACGAAGAGCTGAAAACCGGCGCGCTGGTGCCGGTGCTGGTCCCGTGGTGCCCGTCGTTCGGCGGCCTGCGGCTCTACTACTCGGGGCATCGCTTCGTGCCTGCGCGGTTGCGCGCGCTGATCGGCCTCGCGCACGAGCTGCGCCTCGCCGATGCACCGTTGCACGACGGGCACGCGCGATGA
- a CDS encoding methyltransferase family protein, which yields MSVTRKVAVLSGVSTLVYLGLAVLGIGGFSAFFSHPPLTVVVIATFVMAVAAMFTEGNLSAGERENRDNRWVLAAFGASGFLLAYLPALTDRLDVWTFGGDAVRWLGVVLYIAGGALRIWPVFVLGKRFSGLVAIQPGHTLVTDGIYRRIRNPSYLGLLVNSVGWALAFRSGIGLLLVALMLVPLVARIRSEEALLRSQFGAEYDAYCARTWRLLPGVY from the coding sequence ATGTCGGTCACACGCAAGGTCGCTGTCCTGTCGGGCGTATCCACGCTCGTTTATCTCGGGCTCGCCGTGCTCGGCATCGGCGGGTTCTCCGCCTTTTTCTCGCATCCGCCGCTGACCGTCGTCGTCATCGCGACGTTCGTGATGGCCGTCGCCGCGATGTTCACCGAAGGCAACCTGAGCGCCGGCGAACGCGAGAACCGCGACAACCGCTGGGTGCTCGCGGCGTTCGGGGCGAGCGGGTTCCTGCTCGCGTATCTGCCCGCGCTGACCGACCGGCTCGATGTATGGACCTTCGGCGGCGATGCGGTGCGATGGCTCGGCGTCGTGCTGTACATCGCAGGCGGGGCACTGCGCATCTGGCCCGTGTTCGTGCTCGGCAAGCGCTTCAGCGGGCTCGTCGCGATCCAGCCGGGCCATACGCTCGTGACCGACGGCATCTACCGCCGCATCCGCAATCCGAGCTATCTCGGCCTGCTCGTCAATTCGGTCGGCTGGGCGCTGGCGTTCCGCTCGGGTATCGGCTTGCTGCTGGTCGCGCTGATGCTGGTGCCGCTGGTGGCGCGCATCCGTTCCGAGGAGGCGCTGCTGCGTTCGCAATTCGGCGCCGAATACGACGCGTATTGCGCGCGGACCTGGCGGCTGCTGCCCGGCGTGTACTGA
- a CDS encoding aldehyde dehydrogenase family protein, whose amino-acid sequence MQRIEHIYINGEFVTPHGHEWFDLHDPSTEQVVGQVRLGDEQDAERAIAAAKAAFPGWSRTTREERIAALERMLDAVAAREDDLMQAIVTEYGAPVERGRWMATYPADTIRQAIAALETFAFEEQAGSARVVMTPVGVAGLITPWNSDAGFICNKLATALAAGCTAVIKPSEMSAMQTQVITEALHAAGLPKGVFNIVNGRGDVVGDAISRSPDVAKISFTGSSAVGQHLVGAGAATMKRVTLELGGKSPTVVLDDADFANIMPLVLQAGFMNSGQACIAGTRVLVPRHRLAEFEEAIKQAVARVRSGDPRDAGTDIGPMVSAKQWERVQSYIRIGQEEGAVLLAGGEGRPDGLQAGWFVKPTVFSRASNRMRIAQEEIFGPVLTVIPYEDDADAIAIANDTRYGLSAMVLGKDRERCERVALQIDAGRVLVNTLAHEPLAPFGGFKHSGLGREMGRWGISAYLEPKTLIGSASRVV is encoded by the coding sequence ATGCAACGCATCGAACACATCTACATCAACGGCGAATTCGTGACGCCGCACGGTCACGAGTGGTTTGACCTGCACGACCCGAGCACCGAGCAGGTCGTCGGCCAGGTTCGCCTCGGCGACGAGCAGGATGCCGAGCGGGCGATCGCCGCGGCCAAGGCCGCGTTCCCCGGCTGGTCGCGCACCACGCGGGAAGAACGGATCGCGGCGCTCGAGCGCATGCTCGACGCCGTCGCCGCACGGGAGGACGACCTGATGCAGGCGATCGTGACCGAATACGGCGCACCGGTCGAGCGCGGCCGCTGGATGGCGACCTATCCGGCGGACACCATCCGGCAGGCCATCGCCGCGCTGGAGACGTTCGCGTTCGAGGAACAGGCCGGCTCGGCCCGCGTGGTCATGACGCCCGTCGGCGTGGCCGGGCTGATCACGCCGTGGAACAGCGATGCGGGGTTCATCTGCAACAAGCTGGCCACCGCGCTGGCGGCCGGCTGCACCGCGGTCATCAAGCCCAGCGAGATGAGCGCGATGCAGACGCAGGTGATCACCGAAGCGCTGCATGCGGCGGGTTTGCCGAAGGGCGTCTTCAATATCGTCAACGGGCGGGGCGACGTGGTGGGCGACGCGATCTCGCGCAGCCCCGATGTCGCGAAGATCTCGTTCACCGGCTCGTCCGCGGTGGGGCAGCATCTGGTGGGCGCGGGCGCGGCCACGATGAAGCGCGTGACGCTGGAACTGGGCGGCAAGTCGCCCACGGTGGTGCTCGACGACGCGGATTTCGCGAACATCATGCCGCTCGTGTTGCAGGCGGGGTTCATGAACAGCGGCCAGGCGTGCATCGCGGGGACGCGCGTGCTGGTGCCGCGCCACCGGCTCGCGGAATTCGAAGAAGCGATCAAGCAGGCGGTTGCACGCGTGCGCTCCGGCGATCCGCGCGATGCCGGCACCGACATCGGGCCGATGGTCAGCGCGAAGCAATGGGAGCGGGTGCAAAGCTACATCCGCATCGGGCAGGAAGAAGGCGCGGTGCTGCTGGCGGGCGGTGAAGGGCGTCCCGACGGCCTGCAAGCCGGATGGTTCGTGAAACCCACGGTGTTTTCCCGTGCGAGCAACCGGATGCGGATCGCGCAGGAAGAAATCTTCGGCCCGGTGCTGACCGTCATCCCCTACGAAGACGACGCCGATGCGATCGCCATCGCCAACGATACGCGCTACGGCCTGAGCGCGATGGTGCTGGGCAAGGATCGCGAACGGTGCGAGCGTGTCGCGCTGCAGATCGATGCTGGCCGGGTGCTCGTCAATACGCTGGCCCACGAGCCGCTTGCGCCGTTCGGCGGCTTCAAGCATTCGGGGTTGGGACGGGAAATGGGCCGGTGGGGCATCAGCGCGTATCTGGAACCCAAGACGCTGATCGGGAGCGCAAGCCGGGTAGTGTGA
- a CDS encoding penicillin-binding protein 1A has product MTDHTASPPPPPAPPRRRRVWRTLAGALLGLTLACAGIGAWTIHRIWTQLPSVEHLAVYRPALPLRIFSRDGDLLAEYGVERREFVPLERIPTLMRQALLAAEDAKFYQHGAVDFGGLARATFANVVTGQPGQGGSTITMQVARNFYLTRDKVLSRKLAEILMAAKLEREYSKDKLLELYMNEIYLGERAYGFAAAANVYFGKPLDALNAGEAAVLAGLPKAPSAFNPVVNPARATARRNYVLGRMHALGQLDDATYHAAVDAPIALATTPPPGIVAAPYVAERARRMMVERFHDDAYTLGLDVTTTISMRDQRAAEAALQRTLRRQPPAKRETRNGLEGALVSLDAATGDMLALVGGADFNRNVFDHALQAYRQPGSSFKPFVYSAALEKGYFPGVLVDDTQRTLTHAETGARPWRPRNFGNRYEGFIPVRRGLVRSKNLVAVSLMQATDARYVQQHAVHFGFDAQRNPASLPLALGAGAVTPLELASAYSVFANGGTRMEPRLILSVKQRHGGAMYEATTPEGARVVSARNAFMMDSMLRDVVKAGTARGALALRRDDAAGKTGTSNGSKDVWFAGYSSGVVAVAWLGYDTPRPMGRATGATLALPVWLDYMKTAVDGRTPVDATPPQDVALVDGDFVYAEYTRGTCTADVPSYIRSRFACGGTAAPDAANTPAGSGKPDEPMPAAVDAAERERVLDLFRTDD; this is encoded by the coding sequence TTGACCGACCACACCGCTTCCCCACCGCCGCCACCCGCGCCGCCGCGCCGCCGACGCGTGTGGCGCACGCTCGCGGGCGCGCTGCTCGGCCTGACGCTCGCGTGCGCGGGCATCGGCGCATGGACGATCCATCGCATCTGGACGCAGTTGCCGTCCGTCGAGCACCTGGCCGTTTATCGTCCCGCGCTGCCGCTGCGGATCTTCTCGCGCGACGGTGATCTGCTCGCCGAATACGGCGTCGAGCGGCGCGAGTTCGTGCCGCTCGAACGCATCCCGACGCTGATGCGGCAGGCGCTGCTCGCGGCCGAGGACGCGAAGTTCTACCAGCACGGCGCGGTCGATTTCGGCGGCCTCGCGCGCGCGACGTTCGCGAACGTCGTGACCGGGCAGCCGGGGCAGGGCGGCAGCACGATCACGATGCAGGTCGCGCGCAACTTCTATCTGACGCGCGACAAGGTGTTGAGCCGCAAGCTCGCCGAGATCCTGATGGCGGCCAAGCTCGAACGCGAATACAGCAAGGACAAGCTGCTCGAGCTGTACATGAACGAGATCTATCTGGGCGAGCGCGCGTACGGTTTCGCGGCGGCCGCGAACGTGTATTTCGGCAAGCCGCTCGACGCGCTGAACGCGGGCGAAGCGGCCGTGCTCGCGGGGCTGCCGAAGGCGCCGTCCGCGTTCAACCCGGTCGTCAACCCGGCGCGCGCGACCGCGCGGCGCAACTACGTGCTCGGGCGCATGCATGCGCTCGGCCAGCTCGACGACGCGACGTACCATGCGGCCGTCGACGCGCCGATCGCGCTGGCGACCACGCCGCCGCCCGGGATCGTCGCCGCGCCGTACGTTGCCGAGCGCGCGCGCCGCATGATGGTCGAGCGCTTTCACGACGACGCCTATACGCTCGGCCTCGACGTGACGACGACGATCTCGATGCGCGACCAGCGCGCGGCCGAAGCCGCGCTCCAGCGCACGCTGCGCCGGCAGCCGCCCGCGAAGCGCGAAACGCGCAACGGGCTCGAAGGCGCGCTCGTGTCGCTCGATGCGGCGACCGGCGACATGCTCGCGCTCGTCGGCGGCGCTGATTTCAATCGCAACGTGTTCGATCATGCGCTGCAGGCGTACCGCCAGCCGGGGTCGAGCTTCAAGCCGTTCGTCTATTCGGCCGCGCTGGAGAAGGGCTATTTCCCGGGCGTGCTCGTCGACGATACGCAGCGCACGCTCACGCACGCGGAAACCGGCGCGCGGCCGTGGCGTCCGCGCAATTTCGGCAATCGCTACGAAGGGTTCATTCCGGTGCGGCGCGGGCTCGTGCGCTCGAAGAACCTGGTCGCGGTCAGCCTGATGCAGGCCACCGATGCGCGCTACGTGCAGCAGCACGCGGTGCATTTCGGCTTCGACGCGCAGCGCAATCCGGCATCGCTGCCGCTCGCGCTCGGCGCGGGCGCGGTGACGCCGCTCGAGCTCGCGAGCGCGTACAGCGTGTTCGCGAACGGCGGGACGCGGATGGAGCCGCGCCTGATCCTGTCGGTGAAGCAGCGTCACGGCGGCGCGATGTACGAGGCGACGACGCCGGAAGGCGCGCGCGTCGTGTCGGCGCGCAACGCGTTCATGATGGACAGCATGCTGCGTGACGTCGTGAAGGCCGGCACCGCACGCGGCGCGCTCGCGCTGCGCCGCGACGACGCGGCCGGCAAGACGGGCACGTCGAACGGGTCGAAGGATGTCTGGTTCGCCGGCTACTCGTCGGGCGTCGTCGCGGTCGCGTGGCTCGGCTACGACACGCCGCGCCCGATGGGGCGCGCGACCGGCGCGACGCTGGCGCTGCCGGTCTGGCTCGACTACATGAAGACGGCTGTCGACGGGCGCACGCCGGTCGATGCGACGCCGCCGCAGGACGTCGCGCTCGTCGACGGCGATTTCGTGTATGCCGAATACACGCGCGGCACGTGCACGGCCGATGTGCCGTCGTACATCCGCAGCCGCTTCGCATGCGGCGGCACGGCGGCGCCGGACGCAGCCAATACGCCGGCCGGCAGCGGCAAACCCGACGAGCCGATGCCCGCGGCCGTCGACGCGGCCGAGCGCGAACGCGTGCTCGACCTGTTCCGAACCGACGACTGA